The following are encoded in a window of Hippocampus zosterae strain Florida unplaced genomic scaffold, ASM2543408v3 HiC_scaffold_291, whole genome shotgun sequence genomic DNA:
- the LOC127594863 gene encoding LOW QUALITY PROTEIN: putative serine/threonine-protein kinase PRKY (The sequence of the model RefSeq protein was modified relative to this genomic sequence to represent the inferred CDS: substituted 2 bases at 2 genomic stop codons) — translation MAAEGSELDYELLGLLGVGSFGHIYLARRRGGDELRAVKRLAKARIISAKQVDHALSEVQVLREFSHPFAVGFKGLYQTDSHLELVLDYVAGGSLFTYLRKAGNLPKHDSVVYSAQIVLLFXALHQKSIIYRDLKPXNILIERDGYLKLTDFGFSKVIQDRTYTLCGTPEYLAPEIIRNVGHSAPVDWWTLGVLLYELMVGIDPFADQDPLVIYQNILACRLLFPKGFDKEAKSLVKHLLVADLSKRYGNTSKGCRAIKEHRFYDKLDWQALLDKTLPMPYRPSIPPGKENCPLKHNHRHYKIINPSPQCRRESFKLGGFRNEYFGDGKDSLDMQAAGLKDSLDVGMVHSPSRKSFQSHYQRASLRRDIDQICERSAYKRSSLASWLDRSNVRIPPSLRTNYDRLSDYSKLLRP, via the exons ATGGCCGCAGAGGGGAGCGAGCTGGATTATGAGTTGTTGGGGCTGCTGGGGGTTGGCTCGTTCGGGCATATCTACCTGGCCCGCCGCAGAGGGGGGGATGAGCTCAGGGCGGTCAAAAGACTTGCCAAGGCCAGGATCATCTCTGCGAAGCAGGTCGATCATGCTCTTAGCGAGGTGCAAGTACTACGCGAGTTTAGCCATCCTTTCGCAGTAGGGTTCAAAGGGCTGTACCAAACGGACAGCCATCTTGAGCTAGTGCTGGACTACGTGGCAGGCGGATCCTTATTCACATATCTACGCAAAGCCGGCAACCTTCCCAAACACGACTCCGTGGTATACTCCGCCCAAATCGTGCTACTTTTCTAAGCCCTGCACCAAAAGAGCATCATCTACCGAGACCTCAAGCCCTAGAACATACTGATCGAGAGGGACGGGTATCTCAAGCTGACTGATTTCGGGTTTAGTAAGGTGATCCAGGACCGCACCTATACGCTCTGTGGCACGCCGGAGTACCTGGCGCCCGAGATCATCAGGAATGTGGGCCATAGTGCGCCTGTGGACTGGTGGACGCTTGGAGTGCTGCTCTATGAGCTGATGGTGGGGATCGATCCCTTTGCCGACCAGGATCCGCTGGTCATCTACCAGAACATTCTGGCCTGCAGACTACTCTTTCCGAAGGGGTTCGACAAAGAGGCCAAGTCGCTGGTCAAGCATCTGCTTGTAGCAGACTTGTCAAAGCGTTATGGCAATACTTCAAAGGGCTGCCGGGCAATTAAGGAACACAGGTTTtatgacaaactggactggcAGGCCCTTTTGGACAAAACCCTTCCGATGCCCTACCG TCCGTCCATCCCGCCCGGCAAGGAAAACTGTCCTCTCAAGCACAATCACCGTCATTACAAGATCATCAACCCTTCGCCCCAGTGTCGCAGGGAAAGTTTTAAACTTGGTGGTTTTCGGAACGAATATTTTGGCGATGGCAAGGACAGCCTCGATATGCAGGCCGCCGGGCTGAAGGACTCGCTGGATGTAGGG ATGGTGCACAGCCCGAGCCGGAAATCCTTCCAGAGTCATTATCAAAGGGCGAGCCTGCGCCGGGACATCGACCAGATCTGCGAACGGTCAGCCTACAAGCGAAGCTCCCTGGCGAGCTGGCTAGACCGCAGCAACGTCCGCATCCCACCCAGCCTGCGGACAAACTACGACCGGCTGAGCGACTACAGCAAGCTGCTACGACCCTGA